GCTGAGTTCTTTCATATATTTATGAACGGTGATCAGACTAAACGATTGACCTTCTTTGGAAAATTGACGCTGAACCATTCGGTAGCCCATTTTTCCGTTATAACGATGGTAAATATCCTTGATTACCGATTGAGTCTCTTCCTTCCGCTTGTAGTACGCCGCTTTTCGTTCCTTTCGGTAGTTGTAGTAGGCATGGGGAGATAGTTGGAACCGTTTGAGTAGCCATCGCACACCGAATAGTCGCGATTATAGTAAGTATGACGACCATACTTCTCTTCATAGTGTCACTTCCTTTTACTACACGTCATATTCCCCTATGTTTGCAAAAATTAGAGAGAGAAATACAAACCAGGGTTTCGTCTTCTTCACCCCCACCACTTTCGATCCAATGTCCGATACTGGATCGCTTCGGCTACGTGTGGCAGTTGAATTTCTGGCTCCCCTCCTAAATCAGCGATGGTACGGGCCACTTTTAGGATGCGGTCATGGGCACGGGCACTTAACCCTAAGGCATCAAAAGATTGCTTTAGGAGTTGGTCTGTCTCTTTGTTTATCTTACAATAGCGGCGGATATATGCAGGGGGCATCGCTTCGTTGTGTAAAATGGTGGTACCGTCAAAGCGTTCGGCTTGCCGTTTGCGGGCTTGTACAACACGCTGACGAATGCTGATTGAGGATTCTTCTTTTGTTCCCTCAGATAAAGTCTGATAATCCACTCGTGGGACTTCCACGTGAATGTCCATCCTATCCAACAAAGGGCCAGAGATTTTAGAGCGATAGCGCTGAACTTGTAGGGGGGTGCAGGTGCAAGCCCGGTCTTGTTCATAGCCATAAAACCCACACGGGCAAGGGTTCATCGAAGCGATTAACATAAAGTTAGCTGGAAAAGAAAAAGTAGCACGAGCTCGGCTAACGGTAACATGGTGGTCTTCTAAAGGCTGGCGTAATACTTCCAATGCTCCCTTCGAAAATTCAGGAAGCTCATCTAAGAATAAGACGCCACGATGGGCGAGACTTACTTCGCCCGGTTTAGGGATGGAGCCACCGCCGATCAAACCTGCTGGAGAGATCGTGTGATGCGGGGCGCGAAACGGCCGATGAACTTCTCGCTTCCCCTTCTGAGTTAAAAGACCCCCAATGCTACGTATCTTTGTGACTTCAAGCGATTCACTCGCCTGCATCGGAGTAAGGATAGAGGGTATCCGACGTGCCAACATCGTTTTTCCCGATCCAGGTGGTCCAATCAGAAGAAGATTGTGCATACCTGCCGCCGCTACTTCCATGGTCCGCTTAACATGGCGTTGACCTCGGACATCAGCAAAGTCTGCGGGAACATCTTTCGTAGTTGCTGCTGTGATAGAGGTGAGCGGAACCGGAGGTGCTTCTTCGTGACGTAAAATCGCCGCCGCTTCCTGTATCGTATTAGCTGCAAATACGATCATACCAGCAACCAGACCCGCCTCTTCTGCATTGCTAGCAGGGACGATTACTTTACGAAACCCTCCCGCTTTGCCGGCAATCACCATCGGTAACACACCTGCCAACGGGCGCAAACCACCATCGAGCGCCATCTCCCCTAACAACAACCACGAATCACTCTCTTTCCATATCAATTGCTCACTTGCAAACAGCACACCCAATGCGATTGCAAGATCAAAACCTGACCCTTCCTTACGTAAAGCTGCAGGGGCTAAATTCGTCGTGATGCGCTGTAATGGGAATGAATATCCGCTATTTTTGATAGCGGCACGTACACGATCTCGCGCTTCCCGTACTGCAGAGTCAGGCAAGCCCACGACATCAAATGCAGGCAGGCCATTACTAATATCCACTTCCACTTCAACCACTACTCCATCTAATCCATGTATCGAACAGCTATACAATTTTGCATACATGATTGCTTTCCCCCTACCCCAAGCGAACAAACCTCATTTAAGGCTACTCCATACAATAGAGCTTCCATTTCTTACGTAAAAATTCCTTCCTCTCTAGAAGTTTCTCACTCTCTTTCCAAATGAGCTTACTCACAAATGGAAAAATGAGCGTGTATTCAACGAAAGAACTGTACAAACCGCTTCCATATAAGATAGGATAAGAAGGATAGAAGGCATTGTCCAAGTCACTATGTAACTTAGCAAGGAGGGAACTTCATGTTTTCCTTTATCAAACAACTATTTCAATCTACTCCTCCACAAGAAAAGAGTGAAGAGCGGGAGCTATGGTATAACGAATTACAAGCGTTAAAAAAAGAAAATGATAAGTTGAGGCAGAAAATGTTTGCTAAAGAGAAAAAGAAAGCGGAGCCGCGGAAAATACATATCGAATTCTTCCTCTATGATCCTCATAATCGGGAAAATGCTGCTTACTCCGAGTCCGACCTAAATCGCTATCCCATGATGGGATTTACTTTGCATGCCCTCGATGA
This sequence is a window from Mechercharimyces sp. CAU 1602. Protein-coding genes within it:
- a CDS encoding YifB family Mg chelatase-like AAA ATPase — encoded protein: MYAKLYSCSIHGLDGVVVEVEVDISNGLPAFDVVGLPDSAVREARDRVRAAIKNSGYSFPLQRITTNLAPAALRKEGSGFDLAIALGVLFASEQLIWKESDSWLLLGEMALDGGLRPLAGVLPMVIAGKAGGFRKVIVPASNAEEAGLVAGMIVFAANTIQEAAAILRHEEAPPVPLTSITAATTKDVPADFADVRGQRHVKRTMEVAAAGMHNLLLIGPPGSGKTMLARRIPSILTPMQASESLEVTKIRSIGGLLTQKGKREVHRPFRAPHHTISPAGLIGGGSIPKPGEVSLAHRGVLFLDELPEFSKGALEVLRQPLEDHHVTVSRARATFSFPANFMLIASMNPCPCGFYGYEQDRACTCTPLQVQRYRSKISGPLLDRMDIHVEVPRVDYQTLSEGTKEESSISIRQRVVQARKRQAERFDGTTILHNEAMPPAYIRRYCKINKETDQLLKQSFDALGLSARAHDRILKVARTIADLGGEPEIQLPHVAEAIQYRTLDRKWWG